The following is a genomic window from Nguyenibacter vanlangensis.
GGAATGGCCCGTTCCGGTGCCGACATTATAGACCACGCTGCGGTCGCGAATCACGTCCAGCGCCGCCAGATGGGCCTGCGCCAGATCGCTGACATGGATATAGTCGCGGATGCAGGTGCCGTCCGGCGTGGGGTAGTCGTCGCCGAACAGGTGCAGTGCCCCGCGCCGCCCAAGGGCGGCGTCGATCACCAGCGGAATCAGGTGGGTTTCCGGGCGATGGTCCTCGCCGATCCGTCCGCCCGGATCGGCGCCGGCGGCGTTGAAGTAACGCAGGCAGGCACTGCGCAATCCGTGGATACGGTCCGCCCACAGCAGGGCGCGCTCGACCATGTGCTTGCTCTCGCCATAGGGGGAACCGGGTACGATCGGCGTATCCTCGGTAATCAGCGCATCCTCGGTCTGCCCGAACAGGGCGGCGGTCGAGGAAAACACGAAACGCTTCACGCCGTGCCGGATGCAGGCATCGACCAGAGCAAAGCCCAGCCCCGCATTGGCTTCCATATATAAAAACGGATGCTGCATGCTTTCGCCGACCAGGGACAGCGCCGCGAAATGCAGGACGCCGTCCCATGGCCCGTCCGCCAGGACCGCATCCACCAGCGCGCGATCCGCCAGGTCGCCCTCGATGAACCGCACCCCCTCGGGGACGGATTCCCGATGGCCGGTCCGCAGATTGTCGAAGACCACGACATCATGTCCGGCGTCACATAATGCCGCCACCACATGGCTGCCGACATATCCCGCACCGCCGGTCACCAGAAATCGCGATCGTCCCGCCATGGCTCGTTCCTTTCGAAACATGTCGTGGCCTGCCGCCACGTCCATGGATCGTTCGAGGTGGATGAAAGGACCGCCCGGACGGACATCCGGGCGGCCATGCGTCAGTTGCGGTTATAAGTGTCCTCGATGCGGATGATGTCATCCTCGCCCAGATAGGACCCGGTCTGGATCTCGATCAGGACCAGCGGAATCTTTCCCGGATTTTCCAGCCGGTGCGTGCATTCCTGCGGCAGATAGATGCTTTCGTTCTCATGGACGGTGATCTGTTCCGCATTGCGGGTCACCAGCGCCACGCCGCTGACCACGATCCAATGCTCGGCGCGATGATAATGCTTCTGCAGCGACAGCTTCTCGCCCGGCGTCACCACGATGCGCTTCACCTGGAAGCGCGCATCCTGGATCAGGCTTTCATAGAAGCCCCAGGGCCGATAGCAGCGATTATGGCTCTCGGCTTCCCTGCG
Proteins encoded in this region:
- the galE gene encoding UDP-glucose 4-epimerase GalE, giving the protein MAGRSRFLVTGGAGYVGSHVVAALCDAGHDVVVFDNLRTGHRESVPEGVRFIEGDLADRALVDAVLADGPWDGVLHFAALSLVGESMQHPFLYMEANAGLGFALVDACIRHGVKRFVFSSTAALFGQTEDALITEDTPIVPGSPYGESKHMVERALLWADRIHGLRSACLRYFNAAGADPGGRIGEDHRPETHLIPLVIDAALGRRGALHLFGDDYPTPDGTCIRDYIHVSDLAQAHLAALDVIRDRSVVYNVGTGTGHSNMEVIRSVERVTGRQVPWLPAPRRPGDPARLVADAARLRAETSWIPRFVTLDEIVETAYRWRLAHPDGYRTGTGASRTPIMAETVRA